A window of the Lagenorhynchus albirostris chromosome 1, mLagAlb1.1, whole genome shotgun sequence genome harbors these coding sequences:
- the DISP2 gene encoding protein dispatched homolog 2 has translation MDGGSGSGSNDPAPGPGLEGEQRPEGEPLAPDGRSPDRSQSKAVAPEASPERSGALHSCPLEDPSSSSGPPPGTSTLHPGGPSSPLAPAHFTYPRAPQEYRGGSSLPGLGDRAALCSHGSSLSPSPAPSQHDGAWKPASVQHHVVSVRQVRAFQMPKSYSQLIAEWPVAVLLLCLAVILLCTLAGLLGGQLPDFSKPLLGFEPRDTDVGRKLVVWRALQSLTGPKKLLSLSPDLELNSSNPHTTLSPTPWSSAQEGMVRPRRMVEPLEARGQESFFCGPPEKSYAQLVFMSTSAGSLWNLHAIHSMCRMEQDQVRSHTSFGALCQRTAANECCPSWSLGNYVAVLSNRSSCLDTTQADTARTLALLRACALYYHRGALVPSCLGPGKDKPPRCAQVPTKCSRSSAVYQLLHFLLDRDFLSPQTADYQVPSLKYSLLFLPTPKGASMMGIYLDRLAVPWGLSDNYTSITGMDLGLKQELLRHYLAQDTVYPLLALAAIFLSIALYLRSLFLTLMVLLGVLGSLLLAFFLYRVAFRMAYFPFVNLAALVLLSSVCANHTLIFFDLWRLSKSQLPSGGLAQRVGRTMHHFGYLLLVSGLTTGAAFYASYLSRLPAVRCFALYMGTAVLAHLALTLAWLPSSAVLHERYLARGCAARARGPWGGSAPRRLALALHRRLRGLRRAAASTSRLLFQRLLPCGVIKFRYIWICWFAALAAGGAYIAGVSPRLRLPTLPPPRGQVFRPSHPFERFDAEYRQQFLFERLPQGEGGHMPVVLVWGILPVDTGDPLDPRSNSSLVSDPAFSASGPEAQRWLLALCQGARNQSFFGAQPEGWPTLCFVEALRRWMESPGCARLGPGLCCGHSGFPWAPQLFLHCLKMMALEQGPESTRDLGARFNTQGGLAALVLQFQTNFQYSPDYSQAHHFYTEVSYWLAAELGRAPPGLRRGWFTSRLELYSLQHSLSTEPAVVLGLALALAFATLLLGTWNVPLSLFSVAAVAGTVLLTVGLLVLLEWQLNTAEALFLSASVGLSVDFTVNYCISYHLCPHPDRLSRVAFSLRQTSCATAVGAAALFAAGVLMLPASVLLYRKLGIVLMMVKCVSCGFASFFFQSLCCFFGPEKNCGQILWPCAHLPWDAGTGEPGGEKAGRQRPGPVGGAPGSCPEQYELQPLARRRSPSFDTSTATSKLSHRPSVLSEDLQLHDGPCCSRLPPAPTSPREVFLDHQALFSQCPALQTSSPYKQAGPSPKTRARQDSQGQKPEPVQASPEAPAHSPKPKPQVAEPPECLCSSASTLEGLSVSDETCLSTSEPSARVPDSVGASPEDLDETEQTVPERGQLNGKRDTLWLALRETVYDPSLPASHQSSSSWKGRGGPGDGSPVVLPNSQPDLPDVWVRRPSTHTSGYSS, from the exons ATGGACGGCGGTAGCGGCAGCGGCAGCAACGATCCGGCTCCCGGCCCGGGTCTGGAAGGGGAGCAGCGGCCCGAGGGGGAGCCTTTGGCTCCAGACGGCAGGTCCCCGGACAG gTCCCAGAGCAAGGCTGTGGCCCCTGAGGCAAGCCCAGAGAGAAGCGGCGCCCTCCACAGCTGCCCCCTTGAGGACCCTTCCAGTTCTTCGGGACCCCCACCAGGAACTTCCACCCTTCATCCTGGGGGCCCATCCAGCCCCTTGGCCCCTGCCCACTTTACCTATCCCCGGGCACCACAGGAATACCGGGGGGGCAGCTCCCTTCCAGGGCTTGGGGACCGGGCAGCGCTGTGCTCCCATGGCTCCAGCCTcagcccttccccagccccctcaCAGCATGATGGGGCCTGGAAGCCGGCATCTGTGCAGCACCATGTGGTCAGCGTCAG GCAGGTACGGGCCTTCCAGATGCCAAAGAG cTATTCCCAGCTGATTGCTGAGTGGCCAGTGGCCGTGCTGCTGCTGTGTCTGGCTGTCATCCTCCTCTGCACCCTGGCTGGACTGCTGGGGGGCCAGCTACCCGATTTCTCCAAGCCCTTACTG GGCTTTGAGCCTCGGGACACGGACGTTGGGCGCAAGCTAGTGGTCTGGAGAGCACTGCAGTCCCTCACAGGCCCCAAGAAGCTGCTTTCCCTTTCTCCAGACCTTGAGCTGAACAG ctcAAACCCCCATACCACTCTGAGCCCCACACCCTGGAGCAGTGCCCAGGAGGGCATGGTCCGGCCTCGGAGGATGGTGGAGCCCCTGGAGGCCAGAGGGCAGGAGAGCTTCTTCTGTGGCCCCCCTG AGAAGAGCTATGCACAGCTGGTGTTCATGTCCACCTCAGCGGGCAGCCTGTGGAACCTGCACGCCATCCATTCCATGTGTCGCATGGAACAGGATCAG GTCCGCTCCCATACCAGCTTTGGGGCTCTGTGCCAGCGTACAGCAGCCAACGAGTGCTGCCCCAGTTGGTCCCTGGGCAACTATGTGGCCGTGCTCTCCAATCGTTCCTCCTGCCTCGACACTACTCAAGCCGACACAGCCCGCACGCTGGCCCTGCTGCGGGCCTGTGCCCTCTACTATCACCGTGGTGCCCTGGTGCCCTCTTGTCTGGGACCCGGGAAGGACAAGCCCCCGCGCTGTGCCCAGGTTCCCACCAAGTGCTCCCGGAGCAGTGCTGTCTACCAACTCCTGCACTTCCTGCTGGACAGGGACTTTCTGAGTCCCCAGACGGCTGACTACCAGGTGCCCTCCCTCAAGTACAGCCTGCTCTTCCTGCCCACCCCGAAGGGTGCCTCCATGATGGGCATCTACCTGGACCGCCTAGCCGTGCCCTGGGGGCTCTCCGACAACTACACATCCATCACTGGCATGGACCTGGGCCTCAAGCAGGAGCTGCTGAGGCACTACCTGGCCCAGGATACCGTGTACCCCTTGCTGGCCCTGGCCGCCATCTTCCTCAGCATCGCCCTCTACCTGCGCTCCCTCTTCCTCACACTCATGGTGCTACTGGGGGTGCTGGGCTCCCTGCTGCTTGCCTTTTTTCTTTACCGAGTGGCCTTCCGGATGGCCTACTTCCCCTTCGTCAATCTGGCGGCCCTTGTCCTGCTGAGCAGCGTCTGCGCCAACCACACCCTCATCTTCTTCGACCTCTGGCGCCTCAGCAAGAGCCAGCTGCCCTCCGGGGGGCTGGCGCAGCGCGTGGGCCGCACCATGCACCACTTCGGCTACCTGCTGCTAGTCTCGGGCCTCACCACGGGCGCGGCTTTCTACGCCAGCTACCTGAGCCGCCTCCCCGCCGTCCGCTGCTTCGCGCTCTACATGGGCACGGCTGTGCTGGCGCACCTGGCGCTCACGCTGGCCTGGCTGCCCTCCTCCGCGGTGCTCCACGAGCGCTACCTAGCGCGCGGCTGTGCGGCCCGGGCGCGCGGCCCGTGGGGCGGCAGCGCGCCCCGGCGACTGGCGCTGGCGCTGCACCGGCGGCTCCGCGGGCTTCGGAGGGCGGCCGCCAGCACCTCGCGCCTGCTCTTCCAGCGCCTCCTGCCCTGCGGCGTCATCAAGTTCCGCTACATCTGGATCTGCTGGTTCGCCGCGCTGGCGGCGGGGGGCGCCTACATCGCCGGCGTCAGCCCCCGCCTGCGGCTGCCCACGCTGCCGCCGCCCCGCGGCCAGGTCTTCCGGCCCAGCCACCCCTTCGAACGCTTCGACGCTGAGTACCGTCAGCAGTTTCTGTTCGAGCGGCTGCCTCAGGGTGAGGGCGGCCACATGCCTGTGGTTTTGGTGTGGGGCATCCTGCCGGTGGACACTGGCGACCCCCTGGACCCTCGCAGCAACAGCTCTCTGGTGAGCGACCCTGCCTTCTCGGCCAGCGGTCCTGAGGCCCAGCGCTGGCTGCTGGCACTCTGCCAGGGAGCTCGGAATCAGAGCTTCTTTGGGGCCCAGCCAGAGGGCTGGCCCACGCTGTGCTTCGTGGAGGCCCTCCGGCGCTGGATGGAGAGCCCCGGTTGCGCCCGCCTGGGGCCTGGCCTCTGCTGTGGCCACTCGGGCTTCCCCTGGGCCCCCCAGCTTTTCCTGCACTGCCTCAAGATGATGGCTCTGGAGCAAGGCCCCGAGAGCACCCGGGACCTGGGAGCCCGCTTCAATACCCAGGGCGGCCTGGCTGCCCTGGTCCTGCAGTTCCAGACCAACTTCCAGTATAGTCCAGACTACAGCCAGGCCCACCACTTCTACACTGAGGTCAGCTACTGGCTGGCAGCAGAGCTGGGCAGGGCACCCCCCGGCCTGCGCCGGGGTTGGTTCACCAGCCGTCTGGAGCTGTACAGCCTGCAGCACAGCCTGAGCACCGAGCCTGCTGTGGTGCTGGGCCTGGCCCTGGCGCTGGCCTTTGCCACACTGCTGCTGGGCACCTGGAATGTTCCGCTTAGCCTGTTCTCTGTGGCAGCCGTGGCAGGCACCGTGCTGCTCACGGTGGGGCTCCTGGTTCTGCTCGAGTGGCAGCTCAACACTGCTGAGgccctctttctctctgcctctgtgggcCTCTCGGTCGACTTCACCGTCAACTACTGCATCTCCTATCACCTGTGCCCACACCCTGACCGCCTGAGCCGCGTGGCCTTCTCGCTGCGCCAGACCAGCTGCGCCACGGCAGTGGGGGCTGCAGCCCTGTTTGCAGCCGGTGTGCTCATGCTGCCTGCCTCGGTGTTGCTCTATCGCAAGCTGGGCATCGTCCTCATGATGGTGAAGTGCGTCAGCTGCGGCTTCGCCAGCTTCTTCTTCCAATCTCTCTGCTGTTTCTTTGGACCAGAGAAGAACTGTGGGCAAATCCTCTGGCCTTGTGCCCACCTGCCATGGGACGCCGGAACTGGGGAGCCTGGAGGGGAGAAGGCAGGCCGCCAACGACCAGGGCCAGTGGGAGGGGCGCCTGGGTCCTGTCCAGAGCAGTATGAGTTACAGCCCCTGGCACGACGCCGGAGTCCCAGCTTTGACACTAGTACAGCCACCAGCAAGCTGTCCCACCGGCCCTCAGTGCTCTCTGAGGATCTACAGCTGCATGATGGCCCCTGCTGCTCCCGGCTCCCACCAGCCCCTACCTCCCCAAGGGAGGTGTTCCTGGACCACCAGGCGCTCTTCAGCCAGTGCCCAGCCCTGCAGACCTCCTCCCCCTATAAGCAGGCTGGCCCCAGCCCCAAAACCCGGGCCAGGCAGGACTCCCAAGGGCAGAAGCCTGAGCCCGTGCAGGCATCACCAGAAGCCCCAGCCCACTCCCCCAAGCCCAAGCCCCAGGTCGCAGAGCCTCCTGAGTGCCTCTGCTCCTCAGCCAGCACCCTGGAGGGGCTCAGTGTCTCTGACGAGACCTGCCTAAGCACCTCTGAGCCCAGTGCCCGTGTGCCAGATTCCGTGGGTGCCTCTCCAGAGGACCTGGATGAAACTGAGCAAACAGTACCTGAGCGGGGCCAGCTGAATGGGAAGCGGGACACGCTGTGGCTGGCGCTGAGGGAGACCGTGTACGATCCATCACTGCCCGCCTCCCACCAGAGCAGCTCGTCCTGGAAGGGCCGTGGCGGGCCAGGGGATGGCAGCCCTGTGGTGCTGCCCAACAGCCAGCCAGATCTGCCAGACGTTTGGGTGCGCAGGCCCAGCACCCACACTTCAGGCTACAGCAGCTGA